In one window of Bombus fervidus isolate BK054 chromosome 4, iyBomFerv1, whole genome shotgun sequence DNA:
- the Glcat-i gene encoding glucuronyltransferase I isoform X2, with protein MFYIFYSCCPRYSSKLHVEHYQESYKWQELRNKLESLMTEQHDLYGLTYSVIKRLEGHGVFSVRKQELAEKPMIYAITPTFARPVQKAELTRLLQTFLHIPNFHWIVVEDAGKKTKLVARLLEDSGLLYTHLAAATPPNYKLGRNDPNWKKPRGVEQRNAALQWLRENRRPTDKGIVFFADDDNTYSIKLFHEMEKIQKVGVWPVGLVGGLMVEKPICDNATNKVIGFNAAWKPERPFPLDMAGFAINLRLLLENKNAAFSYDVQGGYQESEILSQIVTRDELESLADCCTKVYVWHTRTEPPQLNVEQLLIKKGKRSNLDIEV; from the exons ATGTTTTATAT TTTCTACTCATGCTGCCCGCGATATTCGAGTAAACTCCATGTAGAAC ATTATCAAGAGAGCTATAAATGGCAAGAATTAAGGAATAAGTTAGAATCACTAATGACCGAGCAACACGACCTGTATgggttaacgtatagcgtaattaAGAGGCTGGAGGGGCATGGCGTGTTCAGCGTAAGGAAACAGGAACTTGCCGAGAAGCCTATGATTTATGCTATTACCCCTACGTTTGCCAGGCCTGTGCAAAAGGCAGAGCTGACCCGGTTGTTGCAAACGTTTCTTCATATACCCAACTTCCATTGGATTGTCGTTGAAGACGCGGGGAAAAAGACCAAACTCGTTGCGCGACTTTTAGAGGATAGTGGTTTACTTTATACCCATTTGGCTGCGGCAACACCACCGAATTATAAGTTAGGGCGAAATGACCCGAATTGGAAGAAGCCACGTGGCGTCGAACAACGAAATGCAGCGTTACAGTGGCTTCGGGAAAATCGCAGGCCGACCGACAAAGGCATAGTATTTTTTGCTGACGACGACAATACGTattcgattaaattatttcacgaG ATGGAGAAGATACAGAAGGTCGGTGTGTGGCCTGTTGGTCTAGTCGGTGGTTTGATGGTGGAGAAACCAATATGTGATAACGCTACTAATAAAGTAATCGGTTTTAATGCTGCGTGGAAGCCAGAGCGACCGTTTCCATTAGATATGGCAGGTTTTGCCATCAACTTGCGACTTTtactggaaaataaaaatgccgCTTTTTCGTATGACGTTCAGGGTGGTTATCAGGAGAGTGAGATATTGTCACAAATTGTCACTAGAGATGAACTAGAATCGTTAGCCGATTGTTGCACAAAG GTGTACGTATGGCACACACGAACAGAGCCACCACAGTTAAACGTGGAACAACTATTGATAAAGAAAGGTAAACGTTCGAATTTAGATATTGAAGtgtga
- the Glcat-i gene encoding glucuronyltransferase I isoform X1 has product MTESVFLTDEFGTKFNMWGRFRYKGLLIIFLINVIAFQCFIYYQESYKWQELRNKLESLMTEQHDLYGLTYSVIKRLEGHGVFSVRKQELAEKPMIYAITPTFARPVQKAELTRLLQTFLHIPNFHWIVVEDAGKKTKLVARLLEDSGLLYTHLAAATPPNYKLGRNDPNWKKPRGVEQRNAALQWLRENRRPTDKGIVFFADDDNTYSIKLFHEMEKIQKVGVWPVGLVGGLMVEKPICDNATNKVIGFNAAWKPERPFPLDMAGFAINLRLLLENKNAAFSYDVQGGYQESEILSQIVTRDELESLADCCTKVYVWHTRTEPPQLNVEQLLIKKGKRSNLDIEV; this is encoded by the exons ATGACGGAAAGTGTGTTCCTCACCGACGAATTCGGTACTAAATTTAATATGTGGGGCCGCTTCCGTTATAAAGGATTGCTAATAATATTCCTGATTAATGTGATTGCGTTTCAATGTTTTATAT ATTATCAAGAGAGCTATAAATGGCAAGAATTAAGGAATAAGTTAGAATCACTAATGACCGAGCAACACGACCTGTATgggttaacgtatagcgtaattaAGAGGCTGGAGGGGCATGGCGTGTTCAGCGTAAGGAAACAGGAACTTGCCGAGAAGCCTATGATTTATGCTATTACCCCTACGTTTGCCAGGCCTGTGCAAAAGGCAGAGCTGACCCGGTTGTTGCAAACGTTTCTTCATATACCCAACTTCCATTGGATTGTCGTTGAAGACGCGGGGAAAAAGACCAAACTCGTTGCGCGACTTTTAGAGGATAGTGGTTTACTTTATACCCATTTGGCTGCGGCAACACCACCGAATTATAAGTTAGGGCGAAATGACCCGAATTGGAAGAAGCCACGTGGCGTCGAACAACGAAATGCAGCGTTACAGTGGCTTCGGGAAAATCGCAGGCCGACCGACAAAGGCATAGTATTTTTTGCTGACGACGACAATACGTattcgattaaattatttcacgaG ATGGAGAAGATACAGAAGGTCGGTGTGTGGCCTGTTGGTCTAGTCGGTGGTTTGATGGTGGAGAAACCAATATGTGATAACGCTACTAATAAAGTAATCGGTTTTAATGCTGCGTGGAAGCCAGAGCGACCGTTTCCATTAGATATGGCAGGTTTTGCCATCAACTTGCGACTTTtactggaaaataaaaatgccgCTTTTTCGTATGACGTTCAGGGTGGTTATCAGGAGAGTGAGATATTGTCACAAATTGTCACTAGAGATGAACTAGAATCGTTAGCCGATTGTTGCACAAAG GTGTACGTATGGCACACACGAACAGAGCCACCACAGTTAAACGTGGAACAACTATTGATAAAGAAAGGTAAACGTTCGAATTTAGATATTGAAGtgtga